CCAACTTTCTGCAATAGCATTCGCATCCAGATTGATATCATTGTTATCAATATCTCCACTAAGAATAGTCCGGTTTAGTGTCCAGTTACGTTCAACGAGAGATACTTCAGTTCCAATAAAGCCACCATACAGTTTCACTCCGTTAGGCAATGAAAATGTAACCTCGCGTATATTACTTCCACCACTGGCATCAAAGTCTATTTGTACAGATGGTTTATAGACGCCTGCTGCTACCCAGATTTCATCTCCAATTACAGCAGTGGCAAGTGCGCTTTGGAGGCTGGTGTAGGCATTTGTCCAACTGCTACCATTATTAGCTCCAACAGCGCTGGATTTCACATAAATAGTTGCTCCCTGAACAGCAAAGATTGCCATCCAACATAGGAATAATGTACCTGCTTTTTTCCAGAGGTTGTTTTTGTAGTTTTCCATAGTCTAGTAACAAAGATTCAATTTTATGATTTAAACATCTGAATCTTAGTATGTTGAGCGTATATGTAGTAAACAGAAAGAAAAAAGATCCTTGCTATTGTACAATTTACTGGACAAGACATATCTTAACCTCGTAAGCCTTGTAGTTACTAATGGCAGGATATTTTTATAGTAAAAGTCAAGCTCCGAGATATTCACTTGCACTCATAAATTATTAACAAATTCATAATCAAATAATTATCTATAACAGGCAAAAAAAACCAAGAAAAATATCGCACACGATATAAAAAACAACTTACTTTGTATCGTGAACGATATAAAATCAAACGATATACAAAGTCATGAAAACAATTTATGAAACCAAAGCCACTGCTACAGGTGGTAGAAACGGGAAAGTTTCAACAGAAGACGGAATACTCAATCTGGAAGTGCGGATACCTAATTCGATGGGAGGTAACGGAGGCAATTATACTAATCCTGAACAATTATTTGCGGCAGGTTATGCTGCCTGTTTCGATAGTGCGTTACAATTTGTCGCACGTAGCCAGAAATTACGTATAGAAAGTCAGGTAACAGCTACCGTAGGTCTTCAGTCATCCGAGACAGAGGGCATAACTCTTGTAACGGCATTGGAAGCAGATATTCAGGGTGTAGACAGAGAAGTAGCGCAACAATTATTGGAAAAAGCACATGCTACCTGTCCTTACTCAAGAGCTATCCATAGTAATGTGAACGTTTCTGTAACGCTAAAATAAACAGATTATGAAAGCCAATCCACACATAACACGAGAAGATCAAACCAGCACTGTACAGACGGTATTTCGCATACTGCTGGGACTTAATCTCGCATTTGCAGGAATTGGACATCTTACCTGGGCACGAGTTGAATTTCTGGCACAAGTCCCAACCTGGCTGCCAGTAAATGGAGATTTAGTAGTGATTTTATCAGGAATTGTAGAGGTTGCATTAGGTCTTGCATTGATCTTTCTGGGTAAATACCGTACAATGGTAGGGTGGATAGTTGCTTTATTTTTTGTTCTTGTGTTTCCGGGAAATATATCTCAGTATGTAAATAAAATAGATGCTTTTGGATTGAATTCGGACAAAGCTCGCCTGATCCGCTTGTTCTTCCAGCCTGTTCTGGTAATCTGGGCATTGTGGTCTACAGGTGCTTGGAGCAGTTGGAGAAAAAGCAGACAATCCACTAACTAAAAACTTATATGAGCAATACGCCATTTTATCAGTTGTCTGCCCGCAGTTTACAGGGTAAGGACATATCTATGGATACCTATAAAGGAAAAACTGTTCTGGTAGTAAATACAGCTAGCCAATGTGGTCTTACGCCTCAGTTTGAAGGACTTGAAAAACTATATGAGAAATACAAAGACCGAGGTCTTGTCATTCTGGGTTTTCCCTGTAATCAGTTTGGCAATCAGGAGCCTGGAGATGAAAAGTCTATTGCAGAAGGTTGTGTCATCAACTATGGTGTCACATTCCAGATGTTTCATAAAATAGAGGTAAATGGAACAGATGCTCATCCTGTTTTTAAATACCTGAAAAAAGAACTTCCGGGATTATTAGGAGGACGCATCAAATGGAACTTTACTAAATTTTTGATCGATAAAAATGGGAAGCCAGTCAAACGATTTGCTCCTATTACCAAACCGGAAGCCATTGAAAAATACCTGGAAAAGATTTTTCAGTAAATTTGTCTGTTTATAACACCCAGCTTTCCAAATCATAGAGAGCTGGACAGATATCTAATAGTTGCTAAAAGTATGATAGAAGAGCACTTAAAACTTGAAAATCAACTCTGCTTTCCTTTATATGCAGCATCCCGCTTGATTACAAGAGAGTACCAACCATTTCTGGATGAGCTAGGAATAACATATCCTCAATACCTGGTTCTGCTGGTTTTATGGGAGAAGGATAAAATTACAGTCAATGAAATCCGGCAAAAGCTGATTTTAAATACCAATACAGTGACTCCTCTTTTGCAACGTATGGAAGGCATGGAACTGCTTCAACGCACGCGTTCAGAAGAAGATGAAAGAAAAGTAATTGTTGCCCTTACAGAAAAAGGTAGAGCCTTACAACAACAAGCCAGCACCATTCCCGGAAGACTAATGTCTTGCCTAAGCTCTGAAGAATTAAATCTGCAGGAGTTAGTTGATTTAAGAGACAAACTACATCATCTTCTGGATTTTCTTCTTAACAAGAATCAATCTATGGATTAGACTAAAGCCGCAGTATGTATATTCTAGTCTATATGTGAGCAATATTTATTCTCTACAGGAATGTTGCTTATAACTCATAAGCAACATCGCTCAAGTGAGTGTGTTTAAAATTGTCATTGTATTTAAGGCCAAAACCTAGCATACGATCAAATGCTGCGTGCGCTACAAGTAATGCTCCAGATGCAATCAGTATATCATTATGTAAAAAATAACCTATCAAACTCAAACTGATTGCAATGCCTTTGTGATGAAACAAATTGTATGTCAATGCACCAACACGCGTATTGACTATATACCCCAACATTCCCAGATCAGGAGCGAAAAACAATAAAAACCAAACCCAGGCAGACAAACCAAGATTATAGATTGAAAGGAAATAGACAGCAGCTATAAACATAGCGATTTCTTCAAGTTTGATAGTAAGTTTCATGATGAGTATCTGTTAGTTGACTGATTATTGATATGACAAAGCTAACAGACTCACTTCAGAAAAATCGTTAACAAAAGATAAGAAATCGTTTTGTCTGGAAATCGGTATGCATAACAAGGTTCTTTATCCGAACAAAATTCTCATTAGAACAATACTCACTGGAAGGAGTATCTTCCTTTGGTATCCACACTCACTTTAGGCAACGTTTTCTTGTTCTCAAACCATTCATAACCAGGTTTCAGATTTTTCCAGAATGCCAGTAAAGAAGGATCATCCAAGGTAGTTACCTGAAGAGAATCCCAGGATGAATCATTGAGTTTTGAAGGAAAAATATGCACAGGCACTAGCCCTTGTCCAGCATTTTTAGCTTCTACAAACGCAATATAGATCTCTTTAATCATAGGATCGGTCATTGCCATACATCCAATGCTGACACAATTACCGTGAATAAAAATATCATCACCCGGATGTTTTTTATCTGATAAGATTCGATCTGAAGCATTAGGGTAGTTAATTCCTAGTGACAAATGAAAATTGCTCACAGGATTCCATCTATTGATAACATAAAATCCTTCGGGCACCTGATAATCTCCCAGTTTGCGTTTAGGTCCCAGTTCACCAGACGCAGAGCATATTTTATAAGTTTTGAGTAGCTGAAAAGTTTTATTTGCGCCCTTCTCTTTAGCCCATAACTCCAGTTGCTTTTCTTTCTTAAAAACCCTCAAAAAAATCTCCGATTGATTTATTGTCAATCCTTTATCTGAAAACAATTTCTGTGTCACTGTTTCTTTTTCCTCATAGGCATCTTTTACCCGCTCAAACTCAAGCTGAGTAGTTTTAAAACTTTTAGCAGGGATAGCACTACATAGAAGCAATGTGGTAGCAATAACTAACACTCCTCCCAATGTAAAAAGAACCCAAACATTTGATCTGGTTTTCATAGCAATTGTAGTATGTATTTTTCTCTTAATCCTTATTTTGCATTAAATGTGAGTCCCTGCCATTGATCTGTGCGAAACGGAGAAGCAGGCAACCCTTCTGCATTGTAGAGATTACATCCTTCCGGATTATCAGCCCAAGCATAACGTACAGCTGTTGGCTTTGGGACCATCTCAGACCAGACAACCACGGTATTGCTATCAATTCGTGCATTAGCCCAGTAAAACTTTTTATCATATCCAGCTATGGCAAATCCTTTCAGTGCACCATTCTTGGATTTAAGTCCACCTGAGGCATTGTCAAAAAGAATATGAATTTTATTGTTTTCGATAGTCATGGACTTATACAAAGGCCCAAATGCATTTACTACCGTCGAATCTTTGTAAGCTACCTTACGAGCTGCCAGAAACAAACGCTTTCCTACATCCAGCTTATTTCGGGGATGAATATCGTTTGCATCCCCTATATCAATGCTCACCACCATACCAGTGTTGGGTTCGTTTAATGTAAAGGTTTGTGCTTCTCGCAGTTCTGCCCAGTCACTTTCACCAGGCTGAGGAGTAGCAGCCTTATAATTGGCTAGTTGTACAAATAAGAAGGCAAAGTCATCTTTTTGCTTCCAGGCAGCACGCCAGTCCCGTATCAATGCAGGAAAAAGATTTCTATACTGATACGCTCGTGTTGCATTGGATTCACCCTGATACCAGATTACACCTTTGATAGTATAAGGAATGACAGGCTCAATCATTCCATTAAATAGCACTCCTGGTGAGTTCTGATCCCGCAATTCGGTTGGATATTTGGGCATACGACTTACATCTACTGCAGTCTTATATTTCCATTCGCCAGCCAGAGAAACTGAATAATAAGGTGACAATATCTTCAAATCAGCCGGATTACCCCATATGCCTCCATTACCATGTGTATCATTCACCCGAACAACAATTACATTTCTGCCTGCTTTAACCAACTTACCAGGTATAGTGTATTTTCTAACTTGATTGGCTTCTTTGGTCTCTCCAATCTTTTCTCCATTAAACCAGGTAATATCTTCATTATCTATTTTCCCCAGACATAACGTCAATGTTTGCCCTGCTTCTGATCGGGGTATTTCAATTTCTTTGCGGAACCAGGTTACACCATCATATCCTCCCAATCCAGCCGTTTCCCAGTAGCATGGAAGCTTCATAGACTTCCAGGTTTCTTCATCTTTTATTTTTTTCTCATACCAGGGTCTTTTACCTGTATACCCTCTATCTAGTTTAGGCACAGTTTTCTTCCATGCTTCCAGACGCGTAGTATATGCAGTTGACAATTCTGTCAGATTGATAGTACATTTATCAAGCTTCTCTGCGGCATCTTTAAACTCTGGAAACTGCCTCAACGTAGTTGTACTAACCCACGCTTCAGCAGGTGTTCCTCCCCATTCCGCCTGAATAATTCCAACGGGTACATTATGGGTTTTGAATGCATCACGAGCAAAGAAATAGGCTACCGCTGAAAATTTACCTGCTGTTTTTGGAGAACATGCCTGCCATCCTTCCGACTCAAAATCAGTTTCTGCTTGCCCTGAAATGGTATTTTTCACATCTATAAATCGAATATCAGGATAATTGGCATTGGCGATTTCAATCTGGTGATTAGTTACTTTATCTGCTAGCTTCCATTCCATATTAGACTGTCCAGATGCCAGCCAGACATCCCCAATCATTATATTACGGATCTTAAGTGTATTCTTCCCAAAGATCTCCATTTCGTAGGGCCCACCGGCAGGCAATGGAGGTAATGAAATCACCCATTCGCTGTTTTCATCCGGCAATGCAGCATAAATACGATTCATGAATACAACAGTCACCCGCTCTACCCGTAATGCAGTACCAAATATATTTACTCGGGTATCTCTCTGAATAATCATATTATCACCAACCAATTTAGGCAGATGAACTTCTGCAGATAGGCGAAAGCTATTCAGCAGAAAAAATACAACAAATACTGAGGCGGTAAAACATTTATTCATAGGGTTACGGTATATGGTTTGTATCTGATTAGTAGCTAGATAGATAGAAATGTAAACGTTAGTACTCTTTTGCCGGATCTGATCAACTCTTCAAAGCGATATACGAACTCAGGTATATTTCCTGCAAAAAAACACTAATTTCGCACTATGAGCTCAGATAACTTCTTTGTAAATAATACAAATCCACGTTTTACACAATCTACTTTCGAGTGCCTGGATGTGATGGGAGGAACAGCAGAATATGCAGGATCACTGGTATTATTCACGCCAGTACAGACGTGTATTTCTATCATACTTGCATTACGCAATGATACAACGATTCGCCTTTACAAACAATCGACAACAGCATTTCCTGACTTTCAGATTGATATATCTGCATTACTACAACAAGATCGTACTGTCAACCAATCTATTCTTTGTGATATTACTGCTAGCCATTATACAACAGGTCTAGTAGCAGCCTGCATAGTACTGTTTTCTATTCAACAGAATATTGCTCTGACAGGATTGGATATCTATATACAATCGCCTTTAAAGCAAACAGAAACTGAATCTGAGGAGGAGGCTCTTGCCATAAGTATATTGAAAGCACTGGCAGAAGCTAATCAGATTATATTGACCGAAAATGAACTTCCAATGCTTGCTCACACTGCATTGCAGTTGCTTAGTCTCCATCATTTTCCATTGGTCAACACATTGGCTAGTTACTATGTAAAACCAGGACACATTTTGCCAATACTATGTCAGCCTGACCACGTATCTTCTACTTTTATCATTCCAGAAGGTCTTGGCTTTGCAGCCATTAACCTGGGTCCTAAATCAAACAAGCAATCAACTCTGCGGGGGCAAGCCTATACTGCTGCATCCATAGGATATACCATGATTTCCCTCTACGATGGTACCTATCCACACGAATTAGACAAAGCCAGAAAGACTGGCAATCGAGAAAATCTGCTGTATAATGGCTACTTGGCAAATATTACCCCAAATGAATTTGACAATCGTTATAAATGGCTACCCAAGCACGTTCAAGGCAGTACTTTTCTGGAGAAGTCAGGTATCTTGATTGATCCAGCTTTATCTGTCTTTCCAGACATTTCCTATCCTGTCTTTCAAGCTACAGTATATCCTATTTACGAAAACATACGAGCTCAATATTTTTCTCTCCTCTTGCAACACATGCCAGAAACTGACGAGGTAGAACGAAGACAAAAATCATTACAACAATTAGGTAACTGGATGTTTCAATCTCATACAAGTTATGCAGCCTTAGGACTGAGCAACCCAGTTGCAGACAGATTGATACAATTGGTACAGCAACATTTGGGGAAGGGCGTTTTTGGGGCCCGCCTAACAAATAGTAATACAGAGAATAACGTTTGTATTTTATGGGAAGGACAACAGGGATATGATACCATTCAGGCTATCTATCAAATGATTAGTCAGGAAGAACAATCTCCCATATCTTTACACTTCAATCGCTAACAACACAAATATAAAATACTCACTATCAACCTATTTACTCTCCTCATATCACAATTCTCTCCTATTAGTTGAGTAGTTTTCGGATATTATACCAAAACTACTCACTATGACTACAACTACTGAAACCCTTCCCCAAGCACTCACCATTGAGTCGGCTACAAACCGGCTTCAGGTGGTAGATTCCCTGCGAGGATTTGCACTACTAGGTATTTTAATTGCGCATATTGTTAGCTGGTTTGATGGAGGCCCTTTACCTAGCTCTATCTATCAGAAGGCATTTGAAAATATTCCAGTCTGGCAACAGATCCTAAATGGCATTACTCAATTTATCAGTGAAGTATTGGTTCGGGGAAAATTCTTTTCCTTCTTCTCTTTTCTGTTTGGCTTAAGCTTTGCACTCCAGTTATTCAGTTTTGAGAAGAAAGCAGGTAATTTTTTAGGACGTTATGCCTGGCGACTAGTTATCCTTGGCCTGATTGGTCTGGTACACAGCTTACACTGGAGAGGAGACATTCTGAGTATTTATGCACCTCTGGGATTTTTATTGCTCCTTTTCAGAAAACTACCTGACAAAATCATACTCACTCTTGCCATTTTATTAGTCATTAACATACCTACACGCCTTACAGCTATTTATCAGCAATATCTGCCTCAACCCTCTAAAGCACAACAGGAACAACAAAATAAGCAATCCGAGAAGGATACAGAACAATACTACCAGATTATGATGCATGGCAGTTATGCAGAAAATCTAAAAGCTAATTTTAAAGCATTAGAAATGAAGAAAAACTTCCAGATTGAAAGTGGCCGCATCTATATTACATTCGGCTTCTTTCTACTAGGTCTCTATGCAGGTAGGAAAAAAATATTTGAACAATTTCCTGTAAACAAACTATTTTTCAAAAAGGTCTTACAATACAGCGGGTTTATAGCATTGGCCTTGTTGATAACAGGTATTTGTCTGGGTGTCATGTACAATAATAACCCACAACCTCCTCCAGCTATTCTATTTATCTTTATGACCATTTATGATTCTTTTAATGCATTACTAACACTATTTTATATTGTAGGTATCACACTTTTATTCTCAAAACCTGTCTGGAATTCCAGGTTGCTACATTTTGCCCCAGTAGGCAAAATGGCACTCACCAGCTATGTTTTTCAAACAATTATAGGCCTTTTACTTTTTTACGGGTATTGTGGTTTGGGTTTGGTTGGAATAATTCCTCCTTGGATCTGCTTTTTGCTATCAGCGCCTATCTTTCTACTACAGATGCAGTTTAGCAAATGGTGGTTATCCCGATTCAAGTATGGACCACTGGAATGGATATGGCGTTCCGCAACCTATCTGAGATGGCAACCACTTCGCTTATAATGTATCAAAGGGTATAGGTATCTCAACAATAATATATGCTTTATTCAGAGGTGGATATATTATTGTTGAGATACCTTCATTGACAAACTATACTATTCGTATACTTTTCTTAATCAAACTTTTACACAAAAACTCCTACAGGTCTTACATTGAAAGTTTTATCAAATAAGTATACCTCAAATAGAAAATGCGTCTATGTTGTTTAAGTGATATAGATACTTACCAGATGTTATTCTTGTCTTCATTTGCATATCCATATAAAGTTTGTCAGAAGGATACACCCAACATACGGCTATGATTCATTATTTTCTTCGCTTTCTGCAGGATACAATTGCACTAGTAATAGTCAAATCATGAAGTGTTTCTTTGTATAACCTTTTATATAACCAAAATGTATCTGATACTTTTTAAAGTGCTTATCCACAGAAAAACCTAGAGTACATGTTCTAAAAAGGTAAAGACATGGCTATTACTTACGCTTTTTAAGCCTGGCTACTTGTTTACAAATTGAGCTTTCTCGGGCAATTTCCCTTATTTTACAAGTATAAGAAGCTATCAGGTATTATTCCTTTGAGTCAACATAGGGTATATCAAAGCTCATTATAATTGCCTAAGTTAAAATGTAATTACTCTCTTGTCATTCAGCTTATACTATATGCCATTTCTATTTAATATCATTAGTGGACGAAAGTTAAAAGAATATCAAAAATTTCGGGAAGAAGCCAAAGAATTAAGAGTAGCAACTCAAGATGCCACGCTTTTGATTCAAAATATTGGCCAGGGGAAACTGGATACTACTCAGATATCAGATACAAACAATCCATTGATCTCTTCATTGCTGGAAATGCAGGAACAAATGAAACGGATTGCAGAAGAAGACCGCCAACGTAGCTGGGCAAATGAAGGACATACCCGATTTGCAGAAATACTTCATTCACATTCTACTGATCTTGAACAAATCTTTAGTCTGTTAATCAAAGAACTGGTCAGATACATTGGTGCTAATCAGGGAGGTTTATTTGTCACTAATGAGGAAAACCCACAGGAGATCTTTCTCGAAATGTTGTCCTGTTATGCCTATGATCGTAAAAAATACCTTCACAAAAAAATAGAAGTAGGCGAAGGTCTGGTAGGCCAGTGTTATATTGAAGCAGATAGTATTCTTCTGACTGATATTCCAGAGGATTATGTAAATATCACTTCCGGATTGGGTAAAGCCAATCCAACCTGTCTGTTGCTGGTTCCTCTTAAAGTGAATGAAAAAGTATATGGTGTATTGGAACTAGCTTCTTTTCATGTTTTTGAGCCTTATCAAATTAGCTTTATTGAGAAGTTGGGAGAAAGTATTGCATCTACATTTTCTACTTTAAAAATTAATAGCACAACCAAGCATCTACTGGAACTGGCACAACAACAGGCCGAAACATTGCGCAGTCAGGAAGAGGAGATGCGGCAGAACATGGAAGAGCTTTCAGCCACACAGGAAGAACTGACTCGCCAGTTGCATGAAAGTGATGTATTAAAAGAGGAATTACAAAATCGGGAACAAGTGTTTGGTCATACAACTGTTTTATCTGAATCAGATCAACATGGGACCATTCTTCTTGTCAATGATAAATTGTGTAAAGTCTCCAAATATAGTAGAGAGGAATTAATAGGCAAACCTCATAATATCTTCCGTCATCCGGATATGCCTAAAGAATTATTCAAAATCCTTTGGCAGACAATCAAACAAGGAAAGATATTCAGAGGCGTTATCAAAAACAGAGCAAAAGATGGCACTCATTACTGGGTCGATGCCACCATCTCCCCTATACTTGACGACAATGGCAAGCCCATAAAATATGTCAGTGCCCGCTATGTCATTCCAGATGATAGATTAGCAGAGGTCCTTTATGCCGAATGTCTGCAATCACTAAATCTCTCGGCTTCTAAAGCATCTGATACAGTATCTGCATAACCCTGTTTAAATAGTCAAAGATTGGACATTTTAGTTGCCAATCTTTGACTATTTTTTTAGCAGCTATTGTTCAGCTAAAATCTTTCTATTCTAACCGAACGGACAAATCAAAGGCTTACCATAGGGATATAGTGTGCCTAGTTATATTCAGATCAAAAGTGTGACTTGAATCATACACGTAGATTTTTTTTGCACCGAATTCCAATCAAACACAAAACTTGCGGTTTGTTCCGGGTAAAAAACTTTCTAACCCGAACAATCTGGAGCTATTCTTCACATGGCAGTTTGCATATAACTATACGCATGCTCCACTTATGCTACAAACTACACTCAAACACACTACTGATCTGACAAAATAAATTCTAACTCCAAA
This genomic stretch from Xanthocytophaga agilis harbors:
- a CDS encoding organic hydroperoxide resistance protein: MKTIYETKATATGGRNGKVSTEDGILNLEVRIPNSMGGNGGNYTNPEQLFAAGYAACFDSALQFVARSQKLRIESQVTATVGLQSSETEGITLVTALEADIQGVDREVAQQLLEKAHATCPYSRAIHSNVNVSVTLK
- a CDS encoding glutathione peroxidase, whose protein sequence is MSNTPFYQLSARSLQGKDISMDTYKGKTVLVVNTASQCGLTPQFEGLEKLYEKYKDRGLVILGFPCNQFGNQEPGDEKSIAEGCVINYGVTFQMFHKIEVNGTDAHPVFKYLKKELPGLLGGRIKWNFTKFLIDKNGKPVKRFAPITKPEAIEKYLEKIFQ
- a CDS encoding MarR family transcriptional regulator; amino-acid sequence: MIEEHLKLENQLCFPLYAASRLITREYQPFLDELGITYPQYLVLLVLWEKDKITVNEIRQKLILNTNTVTPLLQRMEGMELLQRTRSEEDERKVIVALTEKGRALQQQASTIPGRLMSCLSSEELNLQELVDLRDKLHHLLDFLLNKNQSMD
- a CDS encoding DUF4260 domain-containing protein; this encodes MKLTIKLEEIAMFIAAVYFLSIYNLGLSAWVWFLLFFAPDLGMLGYIVNTRVGALTYNLFHHKGIAISLSLIGYFLHNDILIASGALLVAHAAFDRMLGFGLKYNDNFKHTHLSDVAYEL
- a CDS encoding L,D-transpeptidase family protein, yielding MKTRSNVWVLFTLGGVLVIATTLLLCSAIPAKSFKTTQLEFERVKDAYEEKETVTQKLFSDKGLTINQSEIFLRVFKKEKQLELWAKEKGANKTFQLLKTYKICSASGELGPKRKLGDYQVPEGFYVINRWNPVSNFHLSLGINYPNASDRILSDKKHPGDDIFIHGNCVSIGCMAMTDPMIKEIYIAFVEAKNAGQGLVPVHIFPSKLNDSSWDSLQVTTLDDPSLLAFWKNLKPGYEWFENKKTLPKVSVDTKGRYSFQ
- a CDS encoding sialate O-acetylesterase, producing the protein MNKCFTASVFVVFFLLNSFRLSAEVHLPKLVGDNMIIQRDTRVNIFGTALRVERVTVVFMNRIYAALPDENSEWVISLPPLPAGGPYEMEIFGKNTLKIRNIMIGDVWLASGQSNMEWKLADKVTNHQIEIANANYPDIRFIDVKNTISGQAETDFESEGWQACSPKTAGKFSAVAYFFARDAFKTHNVPVGIIQAEWGGTPAEAWVSTTTLRQFPEFKDAAEKLDKCTINLTELSTAYTTRLEAWKKTVPKLDRGYTGKRPWYEKKIKDEETWKSMKLPCYWETAGLGGYDGVTWFRKEIEIPRSEAGQTLTLCLGKIDNEDITWFNGEKIGETKEANQVRKYTIPGKLVKAGRNVIVVRVNDTHGNGGIWGNPADLKILSPYYSVSLAGEWKYKTAVDVSRMPKYPTELRDQNSPGVLFNGMIEPVIPYTIKGVIWYQGESNATRAYQYRNLFPALIRDWRAAWKQKDDFAFLFVQLANYKAATPQPGESDWAELREAQTFTLNEPNTGMVVSIDIGDANDIHPRNKLDVGKRLFLAARKVAYKDSTVVNAFGPLYKSMTIENNKIHILFDNASGGLKSKNGALKGFAIAGYDKKFYWANARIDSNTVVVWSEMVPKPTAVRYAWADNPEGCNLYNAEGLPASPFRTDQWQGLTFNAK
- a CDS encoding DUF418 domain-containing protein, encoding MTTTTETLPQALTIESATNRLQVVDSLRGFALLGILIAHIVSWFDGGPLPSSIYQKAFENIPVWQQILNGITQFISEVLVRGKFFSFFSFLFGLSFALQLFSFEKKAGNFLGRYAWRLVILGLIGLVHSLHWRGDILSIYAPLGFLLLLFRKLPDKIILTLAILLVINIPTRLTAIYQQYLPQPSKAQQEQQNKQSEKDTEQYYQIMMHGSYAENLKANFKALEMKKNFQIESGRIYITFGFFLLGLYAGRKKIFEQFPVNKLFFKKVLQYSGFIALALLITGICLGVMYNNNPQPPPAILFIFMTIYDSFNALLTLFYIVGITLLFSKPVWNSRLLHFAPVGKMALTSYVFQTIIGLLLFYGYCGLGLVGIIPPWICFLLSAPIFLLQMQFSKWWLSRFKYGPLEWIWRSATYLRWQPLRL
- a CDS encoding PAS domain-containing protein is translated as MPFLFNIISGRKLKEYQKFREEAKELRVATQDATLLIQNIGQGKLDTTQISDTNNPLISSLLEMQEQMKRIAEEDRQRSWANEGHTRFAEILHSHSTDLEQIFSLLIKELVRYIGANQGGLFVTNEENPQEIFLEMLSCYAYDRKKYLHKKIEVGEGLVGQCYIEADSILLTDIPEDYVNITSGLGKANPTCLLLVPLKVNEKVYGVLELASFHVFEPYQISFIEKLGESIASTFSTLKINSTTKHLLELAQQQAETLRSQEEEMRQNMEELSATQEELTRQLHESDVLKEELQNREQVFGHTTVLSESDQHGTILLVNDKLCKVSKYSREELIGKPHNIFRHPDMPKELFKILWQTIKQGKIFRGVIKNRAKDGTHYWVDATISPILDDNGKPIKYVSARYVIPDDRLAEVLYAECLQSLNLSASKASDTVSA